A single genomic interval of Gemmatimonadota bacterium harbors:
- a CDS encoding gamma carbonic anhydrase family protein — MVIPFRGRTPRIAPTAFIAPTAVIIGDVTVGEEASVWFGAVLRGDHPDKGITVGARSSIQDNAVVHVGEWNPTVIGTDVTFGHGAMCESCRIGDGTIVGMGAVVLQNAKVGRQCVLGAGTVVLEGADIPERSLVAGVPGRVRKQLSGASASWVARGSSHYVALSRRYRTELYR; from the coding sequence ATCGTCATTCCATTCCGAGGCAGGACTCCTCGGATCGCCCCCACCGCCTTTATCGCGCCCACTGCCGTAATCATCGGCGACGTGACCGTCGGCGAGGAGGCCAGCGTCTGGTTCGGAGCCGTCCTCCGGGGCGACCACCCGGACAAAGGGATCACCGTGGGCGCCCGGAGTTCGATCCAGGACAACGCGGTGGTGCATGTCGGGGAGTGGAATCCGACGGTGATAGGCACGGACGTGACCTTCGGCCACGGCGCGATGTGCGAGAGCTGCCGGATCGGCGACGGCACGATCGTCGGCATGGGAGCGGTGGTGCTCCAGAATGCGAAGGTCGGAAGGCAGTGCGTCCTGGGTGCCGGAACCGTCGTGTTGGAAGGGGCGGACATACCCGAGCGCAGCCTCGTCGCCGGCGTGCCCGGCCGGGTGAGGAAACAGCTTTCCGGCGCTTCCGCATCCTGGGTGGCTCGCGGGAGCTCCCACTACGTCGCACTCTCCCGCCGGTACCGAACCGAGCTCTACCGCTAG